The stretch of DNA gagagagagtgaagaaGGTGGGAGAAGCTCTCTCTGATCACAAGCAACCTCCACTGAGCTCCTTTGGTCGTGCAGGGGGGGTATAGGTAAGGTtaagatgtgaaattaccaaaataaccttgctgccacgtttctgctactatgtaccggtacacaatgatggctgtaccggtacaccaagcagaaaatgctgatttcgccaaatcaatgcactttcttacttttagccatccaatcactctctaacttgtccaaaaacttgtccaaaccttttagaacatgtaggataatTCCACatttcattccacacactcgaactccgcaatttgcaaaagttcatcATCTACTTCCTTTACGACACCAAGATACAGTAGGTATAtcactaattaattatatgcaAGATTCCTGAGCGTCCATTTTTTCACCTCTCTCTCCAAATATTACCTCAAGTTTTCCAAATATATGACACATAACATGGCCATATAGTAtgtaaatagaataaaataaacatCAGATAGTCGAGTTAACAGAAAATCCATGAAGTGGACTCCCTTGAGTTATAATCTTGCCGAAATAATCGTTAGAATCAATcgacaaaattttgaattaagaaCCGAGAGAATTAAACAAAATAGTTGTGAATATACAACTTTGCACACATAAGAATCTCGCATTATAACGCATTCAAATGTAGATTAAAAAACTGATGATTCATACTGACACGCGTGGACGGGGATGGATTTTGCTACCCTCTTCGCGCAATAGAGGAGCTGCTTCTTAGCCGCTGCCGATGGGATCGATCGGCATGTACCGTGCCACCGCTGCTGCCGCCACCGGCGACGGATCCTCACCCAAACCCCATCCCCATCCTCACCCCCACAGCCATCCCCATCCCCAGAGCCGCGCCTCACCTCTCCGATGCCCGCCGAGCGCCCCGCGATAGGCTTGGCATTTCGTCGAATAGGGCACAGGCGCCAGCGTGAGGGCGCGGGGGCTCGCGAGCTCCTCCTATTGATCACGCGatggggagggagaggaggagaagaagatcctCGCCAGATCGCCGCGCCCCACCTCTGTGATGCCCGCGAAGTGCCGCGAGGGAGAGGGTGCGGGGGCTCGAGAGTTCCTCCTATTGATCACACGATGAGGacggggaggaggagaagaagatcctCGCCATGCCTGAGGAGCGCCCTGCTATCGGctcggcatttcgtcgaacaagGCGCGAGGGCCAGGGAGACGGCGCAAGGGCCAGGGAGAGGGGGCGGGGGCCTGTGAGCTCCGATCGATCGCGTGACGGGGAAGATCCTCGCAGATCGGAGAAAGATGAGAGGCGGgatcggggagagagagatccgCAGGATCTGCAGATCCACAGGGCGACAACCCTCCGCGCCCTGTGGGATCTGCGATCACAGGAACGGGTGGGTGGTGGTGGGGGGATAGCATGCGACAACTCTCCGAGCCCTGCGGGCTTTGCGGAGCCACAGGGGACAGGAAGGGCTTTGCGGAGCCACAGGGGACAGGAAGGGCGACAGGCGAAGGAGGCGGGCAGAGGGGCGCAGGAATCGCGGGTGGGAGAGAGAGTAGGGATCGAAGATGCGCAAGAGGGAAGGGAAGAGACGGGGTGGACGACATGTAAGCCACAGTAAAACTCAcgatttaatatatctatagatacGTAAAATCAGGAGCAATTCTTAATTTGCATATGAAAGGTTCCTAATAATAATGTAGCTCAAAACAAATAGAAGTTTACGATAATatcaataaaagaataaaattgaaagatttttgtcaaaatggtctatatttGGAAGCATTTTTAtgtattcaaaataatattaattagttagtaGTATTGGTAGATGATGATCATAGGCGTATTTTGGATGCAGTGCGGTGGGAATGAAAATGTTGTGCATGTGGTGATATTCTCACATTGCATCTGTAGTAGAGAAGCTCTTACAAGGAAGTATGTAGAATAAGAACTCAACCTGCCACAtgtacaataaattaaaaaaaaaaaaaacgttgaaAGGAAAGACTAAATAGATCACAGCCATCAGACTCTCAAGAAAAGATTATGAGTTGTAATTCTACCTAAGTGGAGAAACTAAAAAACTGATTGTGTGGATAACTTCAAGAAGGAAAAACTGGTTGTGTGAGTAACTTCATAAGAGTTTCCATCTTAATAAGCTAGTGGTAGCCTTTCAAAATTGACAGAGGTAGTAAGGATATAACTAATTATTCGTTCAGTTCTCTTGAGCTCTCCTCAGATGTATGAATCATCATTTATGGGGGGCGCTGCTATTGTGATAAGACACAGCCGGACGGTTGGTTTCGTAGCTCGCACTTCATCTTCGTTCTGCTATCCACCTTTCTCTCCTATTCATGTATCGTAGCACGGTTCCTTCTCCCTTGTATGATCATGCCATCTTCCCCTCCCAAGTAAAGCTCCTCACCGTAAAGGTCCAGCTGCTGACTGAACCGCAAGCGAAGAACAACTTTGGTCTCTCCCTACACAATAGTGTGGTTTTGCTGAACTGATGAAACTCATCGTTGTCATTGTTGGCCATCaccatttttttcttctccgaTCATCTCGTCCCACCTCTTCTCATGCGCCTCCAAGTTCCGATGCATAGCCAGCAGCACGAACGCACAGGTCCACTTCCTTGCAGCCGGCTCTAGCGCAAATTAGTTAGCCTTCGTCGACCCAAATATCATCAACCACCTATTCCTTGTGGCGCTTCATGTCTGACAGCACGACGGCGCCGGAGCATCCTATTTGATGCCGTACCAGAGGACGACATAGGCATAGTGCCAGCATAAAACCCCCCCTCAAAAGTGTACACCAGTTTCAACCTGCAAGGCGCCGCCAAGATTGGCTGAGAACACCTCGAACCCAAAGCTCAGAGTCTCGCCACTCCCGCACCCACCATTCTTCCAGCAGGCGTGGACAAGGGCATATCACTTGGGGTTCGAGTGGTCAAAGGCAAGGCCGACCTCGCTCAGCAATTCTTGCTACAGCTAAAGTGCCAAAATTTCTGCAACtcaccctctttttttttaagctgaCAGTTCAGCATCCAGCCACACCTTAGAAACTAACCAACAATGAAAAGAATCTTAAAAATTACCGATTCATACATctaatcacataaaatttttatttaacaaaaaagagGGCAACAGTGCGAAGCTGAGATCTACACATTCGAAACCTCTGATCATCATCATTATCAAAAGCGCAACTCTTCAGTATAATCGCTAGTTGAATAAAATAACAACTCTGTTGGACCAACAATGAAATAACGTGGTACACTTACAGATAGTGCAGGGAGCTCAAAGAATTCCTCTCTGAATAGGACACCAGATGAGACCAACAACTAATCTGATAGACTTCTCCAAAGCAAAGTCTTATCTGGGCAAGTCTTTATCAAGATGGCCTTTAGGTCTCCCAGTTCACTTATTCTCTCTTGATGCTTAGAATTCGCAAGGAATGGAAATTGCTGCCACAAAGTATTTTAAGGGGGATAATAAGTTAACAATCATTCCAGAGAGAAGAAAAGCAATGTAAATGCAGTCTCTGGGTTCGATTTAACAAAGCAAACGTTCTATGCACAATAGAAGTGCACCTTTGTAATCCACAACATGTAAGAAGCCGCAAGCTGGGCTTGAATGTGATAATCCTCGAATTCATCAACAGGAGTATTCAGGCACTCACAAAGGAATTCTAATTCTTTGGCCCAAAATAGATCCAGCAAGACACAACTATTTTGATGGTCAGTATGCAACTCGAGGGAACCATTTTGATGGTCCTTATGCAACTGCCTGGCATGTAAACAATCATCTCTGAAGAGCTTTATCCAGCATTGAATGAGGAATCGACGGTAGACCCACAAGGACTTCCACAAAATGTAAAAGCAGAAGAACCAATTTAGCAAGATATATGGAATAATAacactttattattattgagaAAAATAGGCTTAAGCGGCACAGAGGTGGTAAATGGGAAGCACCAAACCTGTCTATCCATAAATCGTTTAATAAGAAATTTGTTCCACTTGATCTCCTCCTGTTCAAATAAAATAGCTAGTTATTTCATTCCATCAATTTTTGCGCCCCAAAATATTCTTTGAAACCAATAGCTAAATTTGGTACGATGGTGACATTGTAAATGAATTCACTAAAACCGTAGAGTAAAGAAATTCAGATATAGAGGGTCTATCACGACTTCCTATAGCCTAAAACTCAGTAAAACACTAACAAAACATTGTTTCTAGAAGGATGTTCATGGTCACATTTCTATTTACAGATAGAGGTGATTTTGAGCAAAAGTAAAAACACTATATGATTCAGAGAAAGGACGTAGAAAATTGCAGAATTTGTTATAACTAGTTAACAGAAAATTCATACCTCCCATAAGAATGGGATATTAGACATGAAACTAGAAGAAGcttcctcttcttgtcttctataGCTATTCTCAAGTAATCTAAGCAGCAAGCGCTGGACAGGAGAATATTAATGTAATTAATATGAGTTACCGAATAAATGCTCTTACATTCTTGCGTTAATGATTTTCCTTACatgcaaacaaattaaaaattacaaacaatAGAAGCAAATAAGCATCCAAGAGCAACAATTAAAAGTCTCAAAAGAGGGGTCAAATTAACAAGCTAACCCCACGATAGTGGAAGGAGCAACTGTCAGCAATATGCAACTCGGACCACTTCCTTGACTTATCCAGCTCATCAAGAATCTGAATGTGTGTAAGAACCTTCCATAAGATTTTTCAAGGATCGAcaataaataaacatataaataagtaaaaaatgtTACATGCCAACTTAAACAGCAGTAATAATAAATCAGGGTGTTCATTTTGCATTTCACTGCTCAAAGCATGGCCCGTGTGATAAACTGATCAGACAAGAGGATGCAGCCACACTTAACTTACCAAACTTGTTAAAGAACAGAAATTAATCTAGCATTTCTGAACTTCGTGATGCTACTACTTGCATCTATTACTAAATATTTCTAACAATTGACTTGTTTGAAACTAGTTCATTAATGTGTCAAACTGACCTGTTTTCTCGTCATGTAATTAGTGAGCCAAACACGATGGTTCCATGCGCGATAGTTCATTTTCGATTTCTGCAGAAAGAGaaacaagaaataaaataatccaaaaaatAGTATTGCCATTTttgataaattcaaattttcaatggcCAATACATGAGAGAAGATTCCTACAAAGAATAAAAAACTGACAATGCCAATTTGTATGATTCATTTAAATCGAAGAGCAACGAAGACAATCTCTTTTGAGTCCTCACTTGTGTCCGTTATATCAAAGAGCCACCTAGACACTTTTACATAGGAAGGGACACTTTTCATATAGTATACTTTAAGGACAATGGGAGGCAAAAACATTTTACACCTTCTGTGAAAAGGACTGCACATAATCTCCGTTAAGTCCTCATATGAGTTGGTTATCAATAGGGTGGAGAAATGAAACCTTCCAATTGGGCAACTAAATTAGGAAACAAAATCATCTGTGAAACTTAGGAAATCTAAATACTGAATTGATGCAAACCTCTACTATGTTCCTTGCTAGATCAGATTCCTCGTCTATGATCTCTTGTAGATCTTGACACTTTTCAGCGATCCTCTTGATCACCCACCTCCTGAAAATAGTTAGTTTGTTTATTTTAACTCTTTAACTTTATtcctcaaaaaattttaatgatcaAAGAGGTCCAAGAAAAGCACGTAACTAATTGGCAAAACAAGGCGACAatttaagggaaaaaaatatatcaaaagcaGAAAGCAGTTTCCTTTCAGATTACCTTGGCTAGACATtggaaacaaagagaaaaatttcCAAGGATAAATACTCTTAACATACAGTATATGAGattccaaaattttcaaaaaattaaataaaccaatttatcaaatataagGTGACAGCCACAGCTTAACTAGCCAGTTTGAGAAACTATTTATTTCACTGCAAAACAACAAGAGTACAATTCAACATCACAAGGAATGGTTAACAACAGATGCCTAAACTACAAAGAAAACAATTGATGCCCATAAAGCGTAAAACTTCAAAACTTGAAGATAAAGAAAGATTACCTATGACTCCAGGCACACTCACTTTTCGGTGAGTACGAAAGAATTAAAGTCAGTAATTGAAGTTCATCCATAAATAGTGATAAATTGCATTTCCTTTGGAGGACTTGTTTCCTGGGCAACAGAATAGTAGAAGCCAACTATTATGAAAAAAAGTAGGGGAGATGTTATAACTTGTAAGTTAAAAAGAATGAGAAATGTTACCTAGAATTCCATGCACTGAGAAAGTCACAGCTTAGTATCAAAATAGCCTTACTGTGCATCAACAAATTATTCTCAAGAAGCTCAATAGAGCTTCCCCGAGAAGTCACGCTATCAGATCGATTTGCATTCATATTCACGCTGATAGAATCTTTATAGCCGCTTCTTACATCGAAATAAGCACGCCGAGCAGCTTTTGACAACTGAGTTAAGATCTCTGTTGATATCGCCAGCTTATGATCTTTGGTCCAAAAAGCGGTTTCGTCATAATTTAGTGCATCAAAATCGGAAGGTGTCCGATTTGAGATCTCAAATGCGGTAGCATCTAAACCCTCGTTTAGAGATGCAAATTGGGATGGGTGTATGAACCCTAATTCATCCCTGAGTAGTAGAGAAAGGAATAACATTTGAATGTAGCAGCGGAATTAGGGTtgtgaagtgaaaaaaataaaaaataaaaaggctaaattatagaaaaccctcTTGTAAacacccgctttttcactttccctcctaCATTTTCCCCCCCTTAagatttcagaaatattttcaagaGGGTACGGCGTTAATAGAGagagcaaaatgaccaaattgcccttacttcttctataagaaaaaaaataatttttatatatatttctatcgtTTTAAgagtattttcggtataaattataagaaatagacaGAATAATGATGGAACCCTAACGGAGGAGGGTTgaatgcaacaacttgaaatgttgaggggGTAAATTGTAGGTTCTTGAAAGCTagggaggaaagtgaaaaaatgggTATTTATAAGagggttttttgtaatttagccaaatcaaaaaaggaaaaaggaatgTTTTTGCGGCTCACAGGAGATCATCGTGCTCTAAAATGCGCTCGAATTGCCGCAACAAATACTCATCTCCCATCTAATAAGGAAATGGAACACGAAACGAGATCCCACACTTGAATGATCCACTGATGATGAGAGGCGAAAAAGGAAATAGTTCAGATCCTAAAcagattttaagaaaaaataaaagcccCGAATTCAATGCCATGATTGAAGAAACGATTAGCTACCTTCGGTTGGATTGGATTTGGGGATCGAGAATGGGGAGAGGGGGTTAAACAGTGTGGAAGGTCCACAAATGATGTGGTGGACCATGTCCAGTGTTTAAAAAGGCGCCAAGCGCAAAAAGGCGCAAAGGCCCAGAGCCTAGGCACGCGCCTCAATAATGTAAGGggcatatctaataaaaataaactctCTTAACAAATCCAGTTTAAAGGAatgttttatgttaaaaaaattcaaaatagccatacaaaaacaaaagaaccaTAAAAAAGCAAAGAAATCACATGTATAAATGttctcaaactaaaaaaaaaaattatgtttcaactttcaacttgaAAGTGCTTGCTGCTACTTCTTGCCGCTGCTGCTTGTTGCCGTTGGTAGGTGACAAGAGAACGACCAAGCAAAAAAGGGAAGAAAGCGTTCATATTAGGAATTTTTTTCAATTACtcaatattacaaaatatattgaaaaaaatccaaaacccgaaaaaCCCAAACCTTAGATCCATTAAGCGTAAATATCATGAGGCGCATATGAGGCGCGTGCCTCGCTCCTTGAGGCGCTTAGGCCCACACCTCATGCCTAGGAGTAGAGGTGCGCACCTCTAAGGCACGCGCCTCTGAGGCACGCCTCTGAGGCGCGCCTTTTTTCAAACACTGACCATGTCCACACAACCCATGTGGCTTGAAATAGCTACTAGGGCTGGATAGTAAAATGGGTCGTAGTGGGTCGAGTCTCCAGCCCGTAGCTTGGCCTACACAAACAAGTTTTTGGGTGCCAAAAGCTAAATTTGACCAAACAAGCACTAGAATTATTCGATTCATTGTTCTTTGTAGTAGATTAAGAGATGGTGCGGGTGGATTTGATTCGATcgtctcttttctctctctatttaatgGTGATTTATGTTGGAATTGTTACTTTCATTGATCAGCTAGGGTTCTATTTGAGTgtgattagggtttagggcctGTTTGACACTGCTTGATGAAGTTCTGTATGAGTAGTGCTATTAAATAATGCGATTTCTGCAATTGAATCATAACTCAAAAGCATCAAATTGGattttcaattcttttttttagacTTTTGGTGCAATGGAAGCtccaatttttttcaatttgctAAAAGGTCAATCATAGGCCTACTGCTGCTGCTCaaagcaaaagcagaagcagaagcagaagcagaagcagaagcaaagGCAAGGCCAAGCAGCCCCTAAATGATCTGTATAGAAAGCTACCTGCTCTCGCAATAATTTGTCTTTACCACAACATAAGGAAGTCAGTTGGAAGTAAAGATTTGATTATCTGAAGAAGTAAGGGTAGGACTAATCTGATGGTGTACTCAGTCTATATGCGATATAGGATTTGTCATCTTCAGTTGTATGTTGGCATTTGCAATGGTTTTTAGAATTAGTAGAAAGATACTGAAATGATTTAGCTAGCCGTGTTGCATATACTATATAGAAAGTTAAAGCTCTGAATTCTGAATTCTCCTCAGTCTTAAGGTTTTCTAAGAGAATGATTTTTCTCTAGACTGTATTGGGTGAACTTCATAAATTTCCTGTAAAACTCTGTCCTTGTGTTGTATAAAAATTCTTGCAGCATCTTTTCTTCAAAGCACTTCAAGGTGGTACGATGGAAGGGTTTTTCAAACTGATTACGTAGCTCCAAACTCAATCAGAGCCTGTGTTCTGTGGATTGACCAACCTATATGTTGTCCTCAATGCTCTTTCAATAGATCCGAGAAGAAGTGGAAAGTTGCAATAACAAACTTTAACTTGGGATTTAACTTTAATAGGTTGACAATTAGTTAAGATTTATTGCAGGTCCTTGGAGATGGTTTGACAAGTTGATGTTGAATTGCTGTGAATCTTTGGAGAAAGTTCACGCGGAAGGCATTACACTAGGAAAAGTTGCATGCTTGGCTCACTGTGCTGGAGCTCAGGTTGAAGCTTTCCGTACGAATCAAAGCACAATTGATGAAGTCCTTAAACTCTCTCCATTTCTATCCCTTGGTcattataaaacaaaaaagaaaaaaaaatccaacaaaagATAACATTTTCCTATGATAAGAACcatagttaattcggattcggcaaaaattccaTACGGGtataataggaataaaattcataccctaattttaaaattcgttgAAATATatggctaaaaaacggatttgcCAATTATCCGAATACGTGATATAtatggatattatacgttcaccaattaaaaattcgggataaacaattcggctattaaattaagttttttccctctaaatttatactattagcataaatactcataattcttaagaatataaaaataaagagctacaaaattaagcagattaagtaaaaaaaaataatagcaaactatattatgccccACAGTATGTAAATAATCAAGCAAGTGATTAAgatagtccatatttaaatataaaacatacaaggttcacatacaagcatagttgaaaattaaatacaagATAAAGCTTGCACTCTGCATAGTGCATACTAACATATCTAAAGTCTAAACagtaaacaaagaaaagaaaattaacccCATTCCATTGGTTCTGAGTCTTCAGACAACAGCAAACAAATCAATGGATGTAAGTATGTAACAATAACTTAATTAGAACNACTAATATGGAAATCTGGAGTTTAGAGGAAGAGAAGGATGTTTTGGGTGAAAGAAAAACACAACagcaacagatatatatatgtatatatataaaagagaaaactgttataaatagaaatcaaaattaactAGGGAATAAAAAACAATATTGGTTGGATTCTAAAACTTTTGGCACTTAGCATGCGGATAATAGCAAATATTAGCTCCATTCATAGTCATGGAAAATACGAATTTGTAGTTTTGTACCAGATGAAGTGGGTGTGTCGCAGCGGAACAGCGGAACTGGGAACCAGATTGCGAGTGGTGCGATGGCGAGCGGCGGTCGGGCGGTCGGGGTGGTTCCAAACGTCCGATGGTGAGCAGCGCGCGGCCTCGCGGGGGATTCCGATGGCGAGCGGTGCGCGGCCGGGGTGGTTCCGAACTTCCGATGCTCGCCCTCGCGGGGCGTTCCGATGGCGAGCGGTGCGCGCGGCCCCGGACGAAGAACCCTCCTCTTCGATGTCGAGCGGCCTGTGGCCCTGCAGGCGCTTCCGATGGCGATCGGCCagcggccggaagggaaggGATTGGGGGCGGAGGCAGGAGCTAgaagctttttctttttattttttctttttttttaacgttTTGAGCGAGCGTGAGAAgcttagttaattcgcgaattattcgcgaattattcgcgaatttttgaaatgccGAATTAAACACCCGTTTTTGAATTTTTgccaaaaattcggaataattTGCGGTTTTTTgagcaaaaataattattcgcgaataaaaCGGGATTCGCAAATAATTCGGCCCAAAAAAACGGCCCTCTTGCTTGCGACTGTGAGCGGACTTGTGGGCCTCGCGGTGGCCCAAAACTGAAAAAAGAACCTGTCgccctaaaaaaaaagaaagaaaggatttCTGAAAACCATCGCCCCCCTCACACGAGGCGACGACTCCCCCGCTcccacccccacccctcccaaaaaaagggtttgccctaacttctcacTCCTGCGGCGGTGCGGCCCTGCCATCGACCCCTGCGGCGGtctccctcttcccttccggccgctcgccgaacgccatcggaagccctcctcttcagaaatcgaagatcgaagatcgggttcttcactcttcagaaatcgaaaccctcctcgtcgcctcttcctcttccgcttccgcttccgcttccgcttccgcttccgctatcCAACGATAGATCAGTAACcgggtggttctttacaaaccCAGGTAGGTACGATTTGAgtttttttcattcttcaaaGAAAAAGTTGGAAGGTTTTAGTCATCTGATGGATACTTGTTTTATACACAAGTGGCTGAGTGCTtaattgaatgtgtccattctctgttatgcacaaagaagacccaaacatagtgctaaataaataatcttaattaactttgggaccaggaactcttgtattatacctaatcaatttcatgatcttTGTCGACTCttgcaaaaggaaaattttgttgtggtcTTTCATGGACCATTGACTCACTGGggtttctatttaatttttgaaacataACTTTGGGACCAGGTACtatttgagttttcattcttcaaagcaaaagttggaagcttttacatttaaatatggactatcttgatctcttatttgcttaattatttctttattttgaagcataatatagtttactatttttttatttaattagtttaattttgtagctttttattcttatattcttaaaaaatatgagtatttatgctaatagtataaatcttgagaggaaaaaatttaatttaatagcgaatttttgatcccgaatttttaattggtgaacgaataatatccgtataaatcacgtatccgaataattggcgaatccgttttcTAGCcgtttttttcaacgaatttaaaaactagaagacgaattttatccgaattatacccgtgccgaatttttgccgaatccgaattaactaactatggtgaGAAGGCGGGCGTACGGACATCCCTAGATAAGCCCTGCAGATAATTCGGTCcctgaattattcgcgaataataattttaaattaaactagtATATAAGGGCCACACTTGGCCATTCTATTTccatcaattaaaatatataattattaaatttataaaattaaaaattataattaaataaaaatattatcaaatagTATTATATACCttgcaaaaaaataattcttttattaatattttttttaatttctgaatAGTTATATTATTCTAACaactttatttcaaaattaatcaaatttaataattttaaaaactgttctataaataacttttttaactaaaaagttacatgcatataatatatattaacattttaTACACCACAACTTATattagatgataaatattttaatatcaaaacttAGTTAAACATATATGACCTAcaaagttaataatttaaattttattgaatgaattagattttcaaatctctattaaaaaattttaagtatatgatatatgtatacacatacACCCGGTGCACATACACTCAGTGCAGAGAATGCTTAATTTAATGCACTCATAAtttcaagagaaaaaacaaatctttgactaaattacagaaaacccccctgtcaaaacctgatttttcacttttcccctctgtcatttaaaaacctacactttacccccttataaaataaaaaatg from Ananas comosus cultivar F153 linkage group 18, ASM154086v1, whole genome shotgun sequence encodes:
- the LOC109723949 gene encoding uncharacterized protein LOC109723949 isoform X4, translating into MGDEYLLRQFERILEHDDLLDELGFIHPSQFASLNEGLDATAFEISNRTPSDFDALNYDETAFWTKDHKLAISTEILTQLSKAARRAYFDVRSGYKDSISVNMNANRSDSVTSRGSSIELLENNLLMHSKAILILSCDFLSAWNSRKQVLQRKCNLSLFMDELQLLTLILSYSPKSECAWSHRRWVIKRIAEKCQDLQEIIDEESDLARNIVEKSKMNYRAWNHRVWLTNYMTRKQILDELDKSRKWSELHIADSCSFHYRGEEIKWNKFLIKRFMDRQSLWVYRRFLIQCWIKLFRDDCLHARQLHKDHQNGSLELHTDHQNSCVLLDLFWAKELEFLCECLNTPVDEFEDYHIQAQLAASYMLWITKQFPFLANSKHQERISELGDLKAILIKTCPDKTLLWRSLSD
- the LOC109723949 gene encoding uncharacterized protein LOC109723949 isoform X2, encoding MGDEYLLRQFERILEHDDLLDELGFIHPSQFASLNEGLDATAFEISNRTPSDFDALNYDETAFWTKDHKLAISTEILTQLSKAARRAYFDVRSGYKDSISVNMNANRSDSVTSRGSSIELLENNLLMHSKAILILSCDFLSAWNSRKQVLQRKCNLSLFMDELQLLTLILSYSPKSECAWSHRRWVIKRIAEKCQDLQEIIDEESDLARNIVEKSKMNYRAWNHRVWLTNYMTRKQILDELDKSRKWSELHIADSCSFHYRGRLLLRLLENSYRRQEEEASSSFMSNIPFLWEEEIKWNKFLIKRFMDRQSLWVYRRFLIQCWIKLFRDDCLHARQLHKDHQNGSLELHTDHQNSCVLLDLFWAKELEFLCECLNTPVDEFEDYHIQAQLAASYMLWITKQFPFLANSKHQERISELGDLKAILIKTCPDKTLLWRSLSD
- the LOC109723949 gene encoding uncharacterized protein LOC109723949 isoform X1, whose amino-acid sequence is MGDEYLLRQFERILEHDDLLDELGFIHPSQFASLNEGLDATAFEISNRTPSDFDALNYDETAFWTKDHKLAISTEILTQLSKAARRAYFDVRSGYKDSISVNMNANRSDSVTSRGSSIELLENNLLMHSKAILILSCDFLSAWNSRKQVLQRKCNLSLFMDELQLLTLILSYSPKSECAWSHRRWVIKRIAEKCQDLQEIIDEESDLARNIVEKSKMNYRAWNHRVWLTNYMTRKQVLTHIQILDELDKSRKWSELHIADSCSFHYRGRLLLRLLENSYRRQEEEASSSFMSNIPFLWEEEIKWNKFLIKRFMDRQSLWVYRRFLIQCWIKLFRDDCLHARQLHKDHQNGSLELHTDHQNSCVLLDLFWAKELEFLCECLNTPVDEFEDYHIQAQLAASYMLWITKQFPFLANSKHQERISELGDLKAILIKTCPDKTLLWRSLSD
- the LOC109723949 gene encoding uncharacterized protein LOC109723949 isoform X3, whose protein sequence is MGDEYLLRQFERILEHDDLLDELGFIHPSQFASLNEGLDATAFEISNRTPSDFDALNYDETAFWTKDHKLAISTEILTQLSKAARRAYFDVRSGYKDSISVNMNANRSDSVTSRGSSIELLENNLLMHSKAILILSCDFLSAWNSRKQVLQRKCNLSLFMDELQLLTLILSYSPKSECAWSHRRWVIKRIAEKCQDLQEIIDEESDLARNIVEKSKMNYRAWNHRVWLTNYMTRKQVLTHIQILDELDKSRKWSELHIADSCSFHYRGEEIKWNKFLIKRFMDRQSLWVYRRFLIQCWIKLFRDDCLHARQLHKDHQNGSLELHTDHQNSCVLLDLFWAKELEFLCECLNTPVDEFEDYHIQAQLAASYMLWITKQFPFLANSKHQERISELGDLKAILIKTCPDKTLLWRSLSD